One stretch of Roseimicrobium sp. ORNL1 DNA includes these proteins:
- a CDS encoding FkbM family methyltransferase: MTLAEFVYTVVLAPRPLKRAANWLLLKIIPKRIKVGPAEVCLDPADPVISGAVTFGVYEKDELKFFQEHCVPGMVVVDIGANVGIYTALALQLTSPNGIVVSVEPNPHSRGFLEQTIACNLDASDASRTRSYVCDCAASDRDGDATLHLNLGNKGDNRLYASSLSSMEIPIKVRPLDAILSGLGIHEVNLVKIDVQGCEPMVIAGGLETIRRSPDMLIVSEFWPEGMKSAGRDAKEYLHQLSSLGLELFTLDAGALNPLAKDGFSKLIASLPNRQYTNIVAAKGKPLARISGTGS, from the coding sequence ATGACTCTCGCAGAATTTGTCTATACGGTGGTGCTTGCCCCGCGCCCTCTGAAACGGGCAGCCAACTGGTTGCTGCTGAAAATCATCCCGAAGCGTATCAAGGTCGGGCCTGCGGAAGTCTGTCTGGATCCCGCGGATCCAGTGATTTCGGGAGCAGTGACTTTTGGCGTTTATGAAAAGGATGAGTTGAAATTCTTCCAGGAACATTGCGTCCCGGGAATGGTCGTCGTGGATATTGGAGCCAATGTTGGCATCTACACGGCGCTCGCCCTCCAGCTCACCTCGCCCAATGGCATCGTCGTAAGCGTCGAGCCCAATCCACACAGCCGTGGGTTTTTGGAGCAGACCATCGCCTGTAACCTGGATGCCTCGGATGCGAGCCGGACACGGAGTTACGTGTGCGATTGCGCAGCGTCAGATCGCGACGGTGATGCCACCTTGCATCTCAATCTTGGAAACAAAGGTGACAACAGGCTTTATGCCTCGTCACTCTCTTCGATGGAGATCCCCATTAAAGTCAGACCACTGGATGCCATACTCAGCGGCTTGGGAATCCACGAGGTCAATCTGGTAAAGATAGACGTGCAAGGTTGCGAGCCGATGGTCATTGCCGGTGGACTAGAGACGATTCGCCGTTCCCCTGACATGCTCATTGTCTCTGAGTTCTGGCCTGAAGGGATGAAGTCGGCAGGTCGTGACGCCAAGGAGTATTTGCATCAGTTATCCTCGCTCGGCCTTGAACTTTTCACTTTGGATGCGGGAGCCCTGAACCCACTCGCGAAAGATGGCTTTTCCAAACTCATCGCCAGTCTCCCAAACAGGCAATACACAAATATCGTCGCGGCCAAAGGCAAGCCACTCGCCAGGATTTCGGGCACGGGATCCTGA